One stretch of Ipomoea triloba cultivar NCNSP0323 chromosome 8, ASM357664v1 DNA includes these proteins:
- the LOC116027723 gene encoding lysine-specific demethylase lid isoform X3: protein MGRGRPRAVEKGVLGQNTSASRSGSFNIPPGPVYYPTEEDFRDPLEYIYKIKEEAEKYGICKIVPPKNWKPPFALDRDLFTFPTKTQAIHQLQARCASCDPKTFELEYNRFLEEHCGRKGKKRVVFEGAELDFCKLFNAVKRFGGYEKVAKEKKWGEVFRFVRSGGKITECAKHVLSQLYLEHLYDYEEYCAKLNKVRNKGCKRRSIPDRKSVHEFESSSSKRRRKNTEGERHEMHKAKEEEFDQICEQCKSGLHGEVMLLCDRCNKGWHIYCLSPPLKQVPPGNWYCLECLNSEKDSFGFVPGKDFSLEAFRRVDDRAKRKWFGSSSVSRVQLEKKFWEIVEGLAGEVDVLYGNDLDTSVYGSGFPRGTDQRPTTVGAEIWDEYCASPWNLNNLPKLQGSVLQAVHQNIAGVMVPWLYIGMLFSSFCWHFEDHCFYSMNYHHWGEPKCWYSVPGSEVHAFEKVMRNSLPDLFDAQPDLLFQLVTMLNPCVLQENGVPVYSVLQEPGNFIITFPRSYHSGFNFGLNCAEAVNFAPADWLPHGGFGAELYQLYRKAAVLSHEELLCVVAKNDLDTKVSPYLKMELLRVYNKEKSWRERLWRNGIVNSSTMSPRKQPQYVTTEEDPTCIICQQYLYLSAVACSCRPSAFVCLEHWEHLCECKANKLCLLYRHTLAELRDLVLFTDKHCSEDAAKNIQNQALSSIDSAALSKKVKGNSVNHEQLADKWLLKCNKILQSPYSSDAYINALKEAEQFLWAGHEMDPVREMAKKLIESQNWAQNVRNCLSRLESWSCNGDHDFEKVQMELVDNLLSLSPAPCTDSAYLKLKDYQKKARVLIQEIDSVLSSCPKISVAELDNLQSKILGLPIYVKESENLIRILSSVKAWKDTARKCISEKFPAAVEADVLYKLQEEIPDLQVELPEVKILLDLIGKVELCRSECKKMLEGSISLKLVQELELLINEWDAFTVNILELELLKQYHKDAVSWKSRVKSILVNISDREDQEHVVDELTCIQRDASSLKIQVEELPYIEIELKKASCRVKALKALHGKTSIDFIEHLMVEASTLHIEKENIFIDISGIYAIAVSWEEKAKHLLGSKADISEFEDAIRASENLIVILPSLDDIKDAISLAKSWLLKSRAFITDNSPAAFTPCFLHKVEDLKELASQSKLLKISLREQPLIQTLLDKCMKWKQDACSLLNDADCLLNVDVMGDQNFSSLSQKLEHQISLMESAIQAAHYLGFEFDMISKLQGACSTFQWCVKALSFSSTVPSIEEIEKSLEIAGRFPTIYASCRLCIVLFDGVIWLKKALEVSVPSNLRRYNLEDAEEVLRQSQNVHVSSPVIVSELKKAIGKHNLWLEQVQLFFSLDLRDRSLDMLLQLKELGSNDAFNCSEMDMVFSEVHKIEEWKHRCVDMFWTSGDANILCSALLEIRNTLGRSFCIFDGSSCSKIQDLCIFCSTATDNQKLLTCSSCKDCFHLGCIGQPSLETSVPFTCPYCQFMRSGKISKSGYLLGGSVLN, encoded by the exons ATGGGGAGAGGGAGGCCAAGGGCAGTGGAGAAAGGGGTGTTAGGGCAAAACACAAGCGCATCTAGAAGTGGGTCGTTCAATATACCACCAGGGCCGGTGTATTATCCGACTGAGGAAGATTTCAGGGACCctttagagtatatatataagatcaaGGAAGAGGCTGAGAAGTATGGGATCTGTAAGATTGTACCTCCCAAGAACTGGAAACCCCCTTTTGCGTTGGATAGAGATTTATTCACATTTCCCACAAAAACTCAGGCCATTCATCAGCTGCAGGCACGCTGTGCTTCATGTGATCCTAAGACTTTTGAGCTAGAGTATAATAGGTTTTTAGAGGAGCACTGTGGAAGGAAGGGGAAAAAGAGGGTTGTGTTTGAAGGGGCAGAATTGGATTTCTGTAAATTATTTAATGCAGTGAAGCGGTTTGGAGGCTATGAAAAGGTTGCAAAGGAGAAGAAGTGGGGGGAAGTGTTTAGGTTTGTGCGTTCAGGTGGGAAGATCACAGAGTGCGCGAAGCATGTCTTGTCTCAGCTGTACCTTGAACATTTGTATGATTATGAAGAGTATTGTGCTAAGTTGAATAAGGTTAGGAATAAGGGTTGTAAACGAAGATCTATACCTGATAGAAAAAGTGTGCATGAGTTTGAAAGTTCTAGTTCGAAGAGAAGGCGAAAGAATACTGAGGGTGAGAGACATGAAATGCACAAAGCAAAGGAGGAAGAGTTTGACCAAATATGTGAACAATGCAAAAGTGGTCTGCACGGGGAAGTAATGCTTCTCTGTGATCGATGCAATAAGGGCTGGCATATTTATTGTTTATCACCACCTCTAAAACAAGTTCCACCTGGGAACTGGTACTGCTTAGAGTGCTTAAATTCTGAAAAGGATAGCTTTGGTTTTGTGCCTGGCAAGGATTTTTCATTGGAAGCTTTTAGGCGTGTGGATGATCGAGCTAAGAGAAAGTGGTTTGGATCATCATCTGTCTCACGGGTTCAACTAGAAAAGAAGTTTTGGGAAATAGTAGAGGGATTAGCAGGTGAAGTTGATGTTCTCTATGGCAATGACTTGGACACTTCTGTTTATGGGAGTGGATTCCCTCGTGGAACCGACCAAAGGCCTACAACAGTAGGAGCTGAAATATGGGATGAGTATTGTGCTAGCCCATGGAATCTTAATAACTTACCCAAGTTGCAAGGTTCAGTGCTACAAGCTGTTCATCAAAACATTGCTGGTGTTATGGTGCCTTGGCTTTACATTGGGATGCTATTCTCTTCATTCTGCTGGCATTTTGAAGACCATTGCTTCTACTCCATGAACTATCATCACTG GGGGGAGCCAAAATGCTGGTATAGTGTTCCCGGTAGTGAAGTCCATGCTTTTGAGAAG GTTATGCGAAATAGTCTCCCTGATCTATTTGATGCACAACCAGATCTCTTGTTTCAGCTTGTAACCATGTTGAATCCATGTGTCCTGCAAGAAAATGGAGTCCCTGTTTACAGTGTCTTGCAG GAGCCTGGCAACTTCATTATTACCTTCCCCAGATCTTACCACTCAGGCTTCAACTTCG GCTTAAATTGTGCTGAGGCTGTCAATTTCGCACCTGCTGATTGGCTACCTCATGGTGGTTTTGGAGCTGAATTGTACCAACTTTACCGAAAAGCTGCTGTGTTATCTCATGAAGAGCTGCTCTGTGTGGTGGCAAAG aaTGATTTGGATACTAAGGTCTCACCATACTTAAAAATGGAACTGCTTAGGGTCTATAATAAGGAAAAGTCCTGGAGAGAGCGACTTTGGAGGAATGGCATAGTTAACTCTTCAACAATGTCACCTCGTAAGCAGCCTCAGTATGTGACTACTGAAGAG GACCCTACATGCATTATATGCCAACAATATTTGTATCTTTCTGCTGTAGCATGCAGCTGTAGACCATCTGCTTTTGTTTGCCTTGAG CACTGGGAACACCTATGTGAATGCAAGGCCAACAAACTTTGCCTTCTTTATCGTCATACTCTGGCAGAGTTGCGTGATCTAGTCCTCTTTACTGACAAGCATTGTTCTGAGGATGCAGCCAAAAACATTCAAAACCAGGCTCTATCTTCGATTGATTCTGCTGCACTATCAAAAAAG GTTAAAGGTAACTCTGTCAACCATGAGCAGCTTGCTGACAAATGGCTTTTGAAGTGTAATAAGATTCTGCAGAGTCCATATTCCAGTGATGCTTATATCAATGCATTGAAGGAAGCTGAACAGTTTCTGTGGGCTGGTCATGAAATGGATCCT GTCAGAGAAATGGCAAAGAAATTGATTGAATCTCAGAATTGGGCTCAAAACGTAAGAAATTGCCTCTCTAGATTAGAGTCATGGTCATGTAATGGTGATCATGATTTTGAAAAGGTCCAGATGGAGCTTGTTGACAATTTGCTAAGTCTAAGTCCTGCCCCTTGCACTGATTCTGCCTATCTCAAATTGAAG GATTACCAGAAAAAAGCTAGAGTTCTGATTCAGGAAATTGATTCTGTTCTTTCATCATGTCCGAAGATTTCT GTAGCTGAATTGGATAACTTGCAATCTAAGATACTTGGTTTGCCTATCTATGTAAAAGAAAGTGAGAACTTGATACGGATACTGTCTTCTGTTAAG GCATGGAAAGACACTGCTAGAAAGTGCATCTCTGAGAAGTTTCCTGCTGCAGTGGAGGCAGATGTTCTCTACAAATTGCAAGAGGAG ATCCCAGATCTTCAAGTTGAACTCCCTgaagttaaaattttattagattTAATTGGAAAAGTTGAACTATGTCGCTCTGAGTGCAAAAAGATGTTGGAAGGTTCTATTAGCCTAAAG CTTGTACAGGAACTTGAATTACTTATAAATGAATGGGATGCTTTTACTGTTAACATTCTGGAGCTTGAACTTCTGAAACAATATCATAAAGATGCTGTGTCTTGGAAATCCCGTGTTAAGAGCATTCTAGTAAACATCAGTGATAGGGAGGATCAGGAACATGTTGTTGACGAGTTAACTTGCATTCAGAGGGATGCATCTTCTCTGAAAATTCAAG TTGAGGAGCTGCCTTATATTGAAATTGAGTTAAAAAAGGCTAGCTGCAGGGTAAAAGCATTGAAG GCACTTCATGGCAAAACATCTATCGATTTTATTGAGCATCTGATGGTGGAGGCTAGCAC ATTGCATATTGAGAAAGAGAATATTTTCATTGATATTTCTGGGATATATGCAATTGCTGTTTCTTGGGAAGAAAAAGCAAAGCATTTACTTGGAAGTAAGGCAGATATATCTGAATTCGAGGATGCTATTAG GGCTTCTGAAAATTTGATTGTCATTCTACCATCTCTTGATGATATTAAGGATGCAATTTCCTTGGCCAAGTCTTGGCTACTCAAATCTAGAGCATTTATAACAGATAATTCACCCGCAGCATTCACTCCATGCTTTTTGCATAAAGTTGAGGACCTGAAG GAGTTGGCATCTCAGTCAAAGCTTCTGAAGATATCTTTGAGAGAACAACCACTCATTCAGACACTCCTTGATAAGTGCATGAAATGGAAGCAGGATGCCTGCTCTTTGTTGAATGATGCAGATTGCCTTTTGAATGTTGATGTTATGGGTGATCAAAATTTTAGCTCTCTCAGTCAAAAACTTGAACATCAAATTTCATTAATGGAGAGTGCCATACAAGCTGCTCACTATCTTGGCTTTGAGTTTGATATGATTTCTAAACTTCAAGGTGCCTGCTCTACTTTCCAGTGGTGTGTCAAGgctctttctttctcttctacTGTTCCTTCCATTGAG GAAATTGAAAAGAGTTTGGAAATTGCTGGCCGTTTCCCAACTATATATGCATCTTGTAGGTTGTGTATTGTGCTGTTTGATGGGGTAATTTGGCTTAAGAAAGCCTTGGAAGTTTCTGTTCCATCTAATCTCAGAAGATACAACTTAGAGGATGCTGAGGAAGTACTTAGACAGTCTCAG AATGTTCATGTGTCATCTCCTGTGATAGTCTCTGAACTTAAGAAGGCTATTGGGAAGCATAA TTTGTGGCTGGAGCAAGTGCAATTATTTTTCAGCCTTGACTTGAGGGATCGGTCATTGGACATGTTACTGCAGCTTAAG GAACTTGGAAGCAATGATGCATTTAATTGTTCTGAAATGGACATGGTTTTCTCTGAGGTTCATAAAATAGAGGAGTGGAAGCATCGCTGCGTAGATATGTTTTGGACTTCTGGAGATGCAAATATACTGTGTAGTGCTCTTTTAGAG ATTAGAAATACTCTTGGTAGGTCATTTTGCATTTTTGACGGGTCTAGCTGTTCCAAAATCCAAGATCTGTGTATATTCTGCTCAACTGCTACTGACAACCAGAAGCTTTTgacttgttcttcttgcaaGGACTG CTTCCACTTGGGCTGCATTGGACAACCATCCTTGGAAACAAGTGTTCCATTTACTTGCCCCTATTGCCAATTCATGAGAAGTGGGAAAATATCTAAAAGTGGTTATCTGCTG GGCGGAAGCGTTTTGAATTGA